From the genome of Silurus meridionalis isolate SWU-2019-XX chromosome 12, ASM1480568v1, whole genome shotgun sequence, one region includes:
- the LOC124394985 gene encoding uncharacterized protein LOC124394985 isoform X2 yields the protein MLLFLSHGTLLLYFGIKDGVCQETEIIQARLGEQLTLDCMYNCSSGFVRGSWEREGGLACSTCFWTSSEKNMSEDLCNVNLQILNLTLEYTLYNYSCFSVKNDHPDLPRTLERHISLQIQDEITVAVIPTKPALDVVMKVMIYQNQNELKLNDLVKGLSSHSIRVPVGDKLKLECLSTSQQCDGQWMRNDANLTEIAITGMLVEWNNIAEEDEGTYICYTNKRCTSQKISVVINVIKNDEFGWIRPFAATTLSVAVILLVLLIYLCYKKSGNTLLDAEESTDAIYENTRIKNRGTILKPIAQDCQSDHEVPYADIVISVRGSSIPELTGLHGQTPRDHRLRWKEEATGVSHLQACRSADRLHVHPREVSRKLSTTSEYAVITYSTDALN from the exons ATGCTGCTGTTTCTGTCTCATGGGACTTTGCTGCTCTATTTTGGAATCAAAG ATGGTGTGTGCCAAGAGACTGAAATTATTCAAGCTAGATTAGGAGAACAGCTTACTTTAGACTGCATGTATAACTGTTCCTCTGGGTTCGTCCGTGGATCTTGGGAACGGGAAGGCGGGCTGGCATGTAGCACTTGTTTTTGGACTTCATCTGAAAAAAACATGAGTGAAGACCTTTGCAATGTAAATTTGCAAATTCTTAATCTGACCCTGGAATACACCCTGTACAACTACTCATGTTTTTCTGTGAAGAATGATCATCCCGATCTCCCTCGTACCCTTGAGCGGCACATATCACTTCAAATTCAAG ATGAGATCACAGTAGCAGTCATCCCTACTAAACCGGCTTTAG ATGTAGTCATGAAAGTGATGATTTACCAAAATCAGAATGAGTTAAAGCTCAACGATTTAGTCAAAGGTCTATCTTCACATTCCATCCGAGTGCCAGTGGGAGACAAACTAAAACTGGAATGTCTTTCTACCAGCCAACAGTGTGACGGCCAGTGGATGAGGAATGATGCAAATCTCACAGAAATTGCCATCACTGGCATGCTGGTAGAATGGAATAATATTGCAGAAGAAGATGAAGGAACATACATATGCTACACAAACAAGCGTTGTACAAGCCAGAAGATTAGTGTTGTGATCAATGTCATTAAAAATG ATGAATTTGGATGGATCAGGCCATTCGCAGCAACCACACTGTCTGTAGCAGTCATTCTGTTAGTTCTGCTGATATATCTATGCTACAAAAAGAGTGGGAATACTTTGCTGGATGCAGAGGAATCAACAGACGCCATTTATGAGAA cacaagaaTTAAGAATAGAGGAACAATCCTCAAACCCATAGCACAAG ACTGCCAGAGTGATCATGAAGTCCCTTACGCTGACATTGTGATCTCTGTGAGAGGCTCCAGCATTCCAGAACTCACAGGACTCCATGGACAAACTCCAAGAGATCACCGACTT AGATGGAAGGAAGAGGCCACAGGTGTATCTCATCTACAAGCTTGTCGCTCTGCAGACAGACTACACGTGCACCCCAGAGAGGTCAGCAGGAAATTAAGCACAACCTCCGAATATGCCGTCATCACATACTCCACAGATGCACTTAATTAG
- the LOC124394985 gene encoding uncharacterized protein LOC124394985 isoform X1, which produces MLLFLSHGTLLLYFGIKDGVCQETEIIQARLGEQLTLDCMYNCSSGFVRGSWEREGGLACSTCFWTSSEKNMSEDLCNVNLQILNLTLEYTLYNYSCFSVKNDHPDLPRTLERHISLQIQDEITVAVIPTKPALDVVMKVMIYQNQNELKLNDLVKGLSSHSIRVPVGDKLKLECLSTSQQCDGQWMRNDANLTEIAITGMLVEWNNIAEEDEGTYICYTNKRCTSQKISVVINVIKNVQFSDEFGWIRPFAATTLSVAVILLVLLIYLCYKKSGNTLLDAEESTDAIYENTRIKNRGTILKPIAQDCQSDHEVPYADIVISVRGSSIPELTGLHGQTPRDHRLRWKEEATGVSHLQACRSADRLHVHPREVSRKLSTTSEYAVITYSTDALN; this is translated from the exons ATGCTGCTGTTTCTGTCTCATGGGACTTTGCTGCTCTATTTTGGAATCAAAG ATGGTGTGTGCCAAGAGACTGAAATTATTCAAGCTAGATTAGGAGAACAGCTTACTTTAGACTGCATGTATAACTGTTCCTCTGGGTTCGTCCGTGGATCTTGGGAACGGGAAGGCGGGCTGGCATGTAGCACTTGTTTTTGGACTTCATCTGAAAAAAACATGAGTGAAGACCTTTGCAATGTAAATTTGCAAATTCTTAATCTGACCCTGGAATACACCCTGTACAACTACTCATGTTTTTCTGTGAAGAATGATCATCCCGATCTCCCTCGTACCCTTGAGCGGCACATATCACTTCAAATTCAAG ATGAGATCACAGTAGCAGTCATCCCTACTAAACCGGCTTTAG ATGTAGTCATGAAAGTGATGATTTACCAAAATCAGAATGAGTTAAAGCTCAACGATTTAGTCAAAGGTCTATCTTCACATTCCATCCGAGTGCCAGTGGGAGACAAACTAAAACTGGAATGTCTTTCTACCAGCCAACAGTGTGACGGCCAGTGGATGAGGAATGATGCAAATCTCACAGAAATTGCCATCACTGGCATGCTGGTAGAATGGAATAATATTGCAGAAGAAGATGAAGGAACATACATATGCTACACAAACAAGCGTTGTACAAGCCAGAAGATTAGTGTTGTGATCAATGTCATTAAAAATG tGCAATTTTCAGATGAATTTGGATGGATCAGGCCATTCGCAGCAACCACACTGTCTGTAGCAGTCATTCTGTTAGTTCTGCTGATATATCTATGCTACAAAAAGAGTGGGAATACTTTGCTGGATGCAGAGGAATCAACAGACGCCATTTATGAGAA cacaagaaTTAAGAATAGAGGAACAATCCTCAAACCCATAGCACAAG ACTGCCAGAGTGATCATGAAGTCCCTTACGCTGACATTGTGATCTCTGTGAGAGGCTCCAGCATTCCAGAACTCACAGGACTCCATGGACAAACTCCAAGAGATCACCGACTT AGATGGAAGGAAGAGGCCACAGGTGTATCTCATCTACAAGCTTGTCGCTCTGCAGACAGACTACACGTGCACCCCAGAGAGGTCAGCAGGAAATTAAGCACAACCTCCGAATATGCCGTCATCACATACTCCACAGATGCACTTAATTAG
- the spa17 gene encoding sperm surface protein Sp17 isoform X1, with amino-acid sequence MAVSFSNATVRVPGGFANLLEGLAREVLRDQPEDIPAFAAQYFTTLLKRREESGMDPVKWGEMMEHRFSNNDAFKNAPKQENCSPVQETRSSVNEDRDPPFDLSENNEDKLTKSNPNSSASPETLEAFKDIVEPEPQPNDELNKSEDDSGETDSELDPEYSYSGTADVDICTEELNKMVEEVEGHAVENVLEFSADDNEENETEEKELEQVTLSSYGGLANVDVCSEELQTTLQEEEHFGGSGDIPVTDAHFIPSSESPDPVLVEQDVPDTQDEFIPSGAETSVYVEQDADEELNSISDDEKTIIFPVKEDQIGETGHLSDDVAEMTSDLFDDAGPEIPIVEHLDLNEGSESISVSEVAKTFDDSNPDEIPLGVENQQATDILAAKDMSESSFILEKGSLADRSNEDKTGMEDFPKVEVENNDCDSNTDVTDASDESDFLTDMQEDNTNDDPQDMSEMIPVEAMEGLVDSDLISTGFSAEDVHTDDARTFQQDVYKVENTSETDQENNGGNALEDTQEDNLFYSTFTHESKRPLPVPTSVENEQDSTYKQYARDSQEHAEEPEINDQQDYEDMVHENVLESGNKDVDQQEESSQPQEEEDIMDIPLDDPEANKAAAKIQAGFRGHMTRKKLKPGDKPGEEVSSTGETLNGSQGDAAGGSEGVETDETSVPEQ; translated from the exons ATGGCTGTGTCATTCTCCAACGCCACCGTGAGAGTCCCTGGTGGGTTTGCAAACCTTCTAGAGGGACTGGCCAGAGAGGTACTGAGAGATCAACCTGAGGACATCCCTGCCTTTGCTGCACAATACTTTACAACACTTCTCAAGAGACGAGAAG AAAGCGGCATGGATCCAGTGAAATGGGGTGAAATGATGGAGCACAGGTTTTCCAACAATGATGCATTTAAG AATGCACCGAAGCAGGAAAACTGCAGCCCAGTCCAAGAAACCAGGAGCTCTGTCAATGA AGACAGAGACCCTCCCTTTGATTTGTCTGAAAACAATGAGGACAAATTAACCAAATCAAATCCGAACTCCTCCGCTTCACCCGAGACCCTTGAGGCCTTTAAAGACATTGTAGAGCCGGAACCACAGCCAAACGATGAGCTAAATAAATCCGAGGACGATTCAGGAGAGACAGATTCCGAACTTGATCCGGAGTATTCATACAGTGGAACTGCAGATGTTGACATCTGCACTGAAGAGCTAAATAAAATGGTTGAAGAAGTCGAGGGGCATGCGGTAGAAAACGTACTGGAGTTCAGTGCTGATGATAATGAAGAGAAtgagacagaagaaaaagaactgGAGCAAGTAACCCTTTCATCATACGGTGGTCTCGCAAATGTAGACGTGTGCTCGGAAGAACTGCAGACTACTTTGCAGGAAGAGGAGCACTTCGGGGGCAGCGGAGACATCCCTGTGACTGATGCACATTTTATTCCTTCTTCAGAAAGCCCAGACCCTGTACTAGTCGAGCAAGATGTCCCAGATACCCAAGATGAATTCATTCCATCTGGTGCGGAGACTTCAGTATATGTCGAACAGGATGCAGATGAAGAATTAAATAGTATCTCTGATGATGAAAAGACAATAATTTTTCCTGTTAAAGAAGACCAAATAGGAGAAACCGGTCATCTTTCAGATGATGTTGCAGAAATGACtagtgatttgtttgatgatgCAGGGCCAGAAATTCCTATTGTGGAGCATTTAGACTTAAATGAAGGAAGTGAAAGTATCAGTGTGTCAGAAGTGGCAAAAACTTTTGATGACTCAAATCCAGATGAAATACCACTGGGGGTTGAAAACCAGCAAGCAACTGACATTTTGGCAGCTAAAGATATGAGTGAATCATCATTTATTCTGGAAAAAGGCAGTCTAGCAGACAGGAGCAACGAAGATAAGACAGGAATGGAGGATTTTCCGAAAGTTGAGGTGGAAAATAACGATTGTGACAGTAACACTGATGTCACTGATGCCTCAGATGAAAGCGATTTCCTGACTGATATGCAAGAAGATAATACAAACGATGACCCCCAAGATATGTCTGAAATGATTCCTGTGGAAGCTATGGAAGGCCTGGTGGACAGTGACCTCATTTCCACTGGCTTTTCAGCTGAAGATGTGCACACAGATGATGCTAGAACATTTCAACAAGATGTGTATAAAGTTGAGAATACCAGTGAAACTGATCAAGAAAATAACGGTGGGAATGCACTGGAGGACACACAGGAGGACAATTTGTTTTACAGCACATTTACTCATGAATCTAAACGCCCTCTTCCTGTTCCTACATCTGTGGAAAATGAGCAGGATTCCACCTATAAACAATATGCTAGAGATTCGCAAGAGCACGCAGAGGAACCTGAGATAAATGATCAACAAGATTATGAAGACATGGTCCATGAGAATGTGCTTGAAAGTGGGAATAAGGATGTAGACCAACAg GAGGAGAGCAGCCAGCCtcaggaagaagaagacatcATGGACATCCCACTGGATGACCCGGAGGCCAACAAGGCAGCCGCCAAGATCCAGGCAGGTTTTCGTGGCCACATGACCCGGAAGAAGTTGAAACCCGGTGACAAGCCCGGGGAGGAGGTGAGCAGCACTGGTGAGACGCTCAACGGCAGCCAGGGGGACGCAG CAGGAGGATCAGAAGGAGTAGAGACAGATGAGACATCCGTGCCAGAGCAGTGA
- the spa17 gene encoding sperm surface protein Sp17 isoform X2: protein MAVSFSNATVRVPGGFANLLEGLAREVLRDQPEDIPAFAAQYFTTLLKRREESGMDPVKWGEMMEHRFSNNDAFKNAPKQENCSPVQETRSSVNEDRDPPFDLSENNEDKLTKSNPNSSASPETLEAFKDIVEPEPQPNDELNKSEDDSGETDSELDPEYSYSGTADVDICTEELNKMVEEVEGHAVENVLEFSADDNEENETEEKELEQVTLSSYGGLANVDVCSEELQTTLQEEEHFGGSGDIPVTDAHFIPSSESPDPVLVEQDVPDTQDEFIPSGAETSVYVEQDADEELNSISDDEKTIIFPVKEDQIGETGHLSDDVAEMTSDLFDDAGPEIPIVEHLDLNEGSESISVSEVAKTFDDSNPDEIPLGVENQQATDILAAKDMSESSFILEKGSLADRSNEDKTGMEDFPKVEVENNDCDSNTDVTDASDESDFLTDMQEDNTNDDPQDMSEMIPVEAMEGLVDSDLISTGFSAEDVHTDDARTFQQDVYKVENTSETDQENNGGNALEDTQEDNLFYSTFTHESKRPLPVPTSVENEQDSTYKQYARDSQEHAEEPEINDQQDYEDMVHENVLESGNKDVDQQEESSQPQEEEDIMDIPLDDPEANKAAAKIQAGFRGHMTRKKLKPGDKPGEEVSSTGETLNGSQGDAGGSEGVETDETSVPEQ, encoded by the exons ATGGCTGTGTCATTCTCCAACGCCACCGTGAGAGTCCCTGGTGGGTTTGCAAACCTTCTAGAGGGACTGGCCAGAGAGGTACTGAGAGATCAACCTGAGGACATCCCTGCCTTTGCTGCACAATACTTTACAACACTTCTCAAGAGACGAGAAG AAAGCGGCATGGATCCAGTGAAATGGGGTGAAATGATGGAGCACAGGTTTTCCAACAATGATGCATTTAAG AATGCACCGAAGCAGGAAAACTGCAGCCCAGTCCAAGAAACCAGGAGCTCTGTCAATGA AGACAGAGACCCTCCCTTTGATTTGTCTGAAAACAATGAGGACAAATTAACCAAATCAAATCCGAACTCCTCCGCTTCACCCGAGACCCTTGAGGCCTTTAAAGACATTGTAGAGCCGGAACCACAGCCAAACGATGAGCTAAATAAATCCGAGGACGATTCAGGAGAGACAGATTCCGAACTTGATCCGGAGTATTCATACAGTGGAACTGCAGATGTTGACATCTGCACTGAAGAGCTAAATAAAATGGTTGAAGAAGTCGAGGGGCATGCGGTAGAAAACGTACTGGAGTTCAGTGCTGATGATAATGAAGAGAAtgagacagaagaaaaagaactgGAGCAAGTAACCCTTTCATCATACGGTGGTCTCGCAAATGTAGACGTGTGCTCGGAAGAACTGCAGACTACTTTGCAGGAAGAGGAGCACTTCGGGGGCAGCGGAGACATCCCTGTGACTGATGCACATTTTATTCCTTCTTCAGAAAGCCCAGACCCTGTACTAGTCGAGCAAGATGTCCCAGATACCCAAGATGAATTCATTCCATCTGGTGCGGAGACTTCAGTATATGTCGAACAGGATGCAGATGAAGAATTAAATAGTATCTCTGATGATGAAAAGACAATAATTTTTCCTGTTAAAGAAGACCAAATAGGAGAAACCGGTCATCTTTCAGATGATGTTGCAGAAATGACtagtgatttgtttgatgatgCAGGGCCAGAAATTCCTATTGTGGAGCATTTAGACTTAAATGAAGGAAGTGAAAGTATCAGTGTGTCAGAAGTGGCAAAAACTTTTGATGACTCAAATCCAGATGAAATACCACTGGGGGTTGAAAACCAGCAAGCAACTGACATTTTGGCAGCTAAAGATATGAGTGAATCATCATTTATTCTGGAAAAAGGCAGTCTAGCAGACAGGAGCAACGAAGATAAGACAGGAATGGAGGATTTTCCGAAAGTTGAGGTGGAAAATAACGATTGTGACAGTAACACTGATGTCACTGATGCCTCAGATGAAAGCGATTTCCTGACTGATATGCAAGAAGATAATACAAACGATGACCCCCAAGATATGTCTGAAATGATTCCTGTGGAAGCTATGGAAGGCCTGGTGGACAGTGACCTCATTTCCACTGGCTTTTCAGCTGAAGATGTGCACACAGATGATGCTAGAACATTTCAACAAGATGTGTATAAAGTTGAGAATACCAGTGAAACTGATCAAGAAAATAACGGTGGGAATGCACTGGAGGACACACAGGAGGACAATTTGTTTTACAGCACATTTACTCATGAATCTAAACGCCCTCTTCCTGTTCCTACATCTGTGGAAAATGAGCAGGATTCCACCTATAAACAATATGCTAGAGATTCGCAAGAGCACGCAGAGGAACCTGAGATAAATGATCAACAAGATTATGAAGACATGGTCCATGAGAATGTGCTTGAAAGTGGGAATAAGGATGTAGACCAACAg GAGGAGAGCAGCCAGCCtcaggaagaagaagacatcATGGACATCCCACTGGATGACCCGGAGGCCAACAAGGCAGCCGCCAAGATCCAGGCAGGTTTTCGTGGCCACATGACCCGGAAGAAGTTGAAACCCGGTGACAAGCCCGGGGAGGAGGTGAGCAGCACTGGTGAGACGCTCAACGGCAGCCAGGGGGACGCAG GAGGATCAGAAGGAGTAGAGACAGATGAGACATCCGTGCCAGAGCAGTGA
- the spa17 gene encoding sperm surface protein Sp17 isoform X3: MAVSFSNATVRVPGGFANLLEGLAREVLRDQPEDIPAFAAQYFTTLLKRREESGMDPVKWGEMMEHRFSNNDAFKNAPKQENCSPVQETRSSVNEDRDPPFDLSENNEDKLTKSNPNSSASPETLEAFKDIVEPEPQPNDELNKSEDDSGETDSELDPEYSYSGTADVDICTEELNKMVEEVEGHAVENVLEFSADDNEENETEEKELEQVTLSSYGGLANVDVCSEELQTTLQEEEHFGGSGDIPVTDAHFIPSSESPDPVLVEQDVPDTQDEFIPSGAETSVYVEQDADEELNSISDDEKTIIFPVKEDQIGETGHLSDDVAEMTSDLFDDAGPEIPIVEHLDLNEGSESISVSEVAKTFDDSNPDEIPLGVENQQATDILAAKDMSESSFILEKGSLADRSNEDKTGMEDFPKVEVENNDCDSNTDVTDASDESDFLTDMQEDNTNDDPQDMSEMIPVEAMEGLVDSDLISTGFSAEDVHTDDARTFQQDVYKVENTSETDQENNGGNALEDTQEDNLFYSTFTHESKRPLPVPTSVENEQDSTYKQYARDSQEHAEEPEINDQQDYEDMVHENVLESGNKDVDQQEESSQPQEEEDIMDIPLDDPEANKAAAKIQAGFRGHMTRKKLKPGDKPGEEQEDQKE; encoded by the exons ATGGCTGTGTCATTCTCCAACGCCACCGTGAGAGTCCCTGGTGGGTTTGCAAACCTTCTAGAGGGACTGGCCAGAGAGGTACTGAGAGATCAACCTGAGGACATCCCTGCCTTTGCTGCACAATACTTTACAACACTTCTCAAGAGACGAGAAG AAAGCGGCATGGATCCAGTGAAATGGGGTGAAATGATGGAGCACAGGTTTTCCAACAATGATGCATTTAAG AATGCACCGAAGCAGGAAAACTGCAGCCCAGTCCAAGAAACCAGGAGCTCTGTCAATGA AGACAGAGACCCTCCCTTTGATTTGTCTGAAAACAATGAGGACAAATTAACCAAATCAAATCCGAACTCCTCCGCTTCACCCGAGACCCTTGAGGCCTTTAAAGACATTGTAGAGCCGGAACCACAGCCAAACGATGAGCTAAATAAATCCGAGGACGATTCAGGAGAGACAGATTCCGAACTTGATCCGGAGTATTCATACAGTGGAACTGCAGATGTTGACATCTGCACTGAAGAGCTAAATAAAATGGTTGAAGAAGTCGAGGGGCATGCGGTAGAAAACGTACTGGAGTTCAGTGCTGATGATAATGAAGAGAAtgagacagaagaaaaagaactgGAGCAAGTAACCCTTTCATCATACGGTGGTCTCGCAAATGTAGACGTGTGCTCGGAAGAACTGCAGACTACTTTGCAGGAAGAGGAGCACTTCGGGGGCAGCGGAGACATCCCTGTGACTGATGCACATTTTATTCCTTCTTCAGAAAGCCCAGACCCTGTACTAGTCGAGCAAGATGTCCCAGATACCCAAGATGAATTCATTCCATCTGGTGCGGAGACTTCAGTATATGTCGAACAGGATGCAGATGAAGAATTAAATAGTATCTCTGATGATGAAAAGACAATAATTTTTCCTGTTAAAGAAGACCAAATAGGAGAAACCGGTCATCTTTCAGATGATGTTGCAGAAATGACtagtgatttgtttgatgatgCAGGGCCAGAAATTCCTATTGTGGAGCATTTAGACTTAAATGAAGGAAGTGAAAGTATCAGTGTGTCAGAAGTGGCAAAAACTTTTGATGACTCAAATCCAGATGAAATACCACTGGGGGTTGAAAACCAGCAAGCAACTGACATTTTGGCAGCTAAAGATATGAGTGAATCATCATTTATTCTGGAAAAAGGCAGTCTAGCAGACAGGAGCAACGAAGATAAGACAGGAATGGAGGATTTTCCGAAAGTTGAGGTGGAAAATAACGATTGTGACAGTAACACTGATGTCACTGATGCCTCAGATGAAAGCGATTTCCTGACTGATATGCAAGAAGATAATACAAACGATGACCCCCAAGATATGTCTGAAATGATTCCTGTGGAAGCTATGGAAGGCCTGGTGGACAGTGACCTCATTTCCACTGGCTTTTCAGCTGAAGATGTGCACACAGATGATGCTAGAACATTTCAACAAGATGTGTATAAAGTTGAGAATACCAGTGAAACTGATCAAGAAAATAACGGTGGGAATGCACTGGAGGACACACAGGAGGACAATTTGTTTTACAGCACATTTACTCATGAATCTAAACGCCCTCTTCCTGTTCCTACATCTGTGGAAAATGAGCAGGATTCCACCTATAAACAATATGCTAGAGATTCGCAAGAGCACGCAGAGGAACCTGAGATAAATGATCAACAAGATTATGAAGACATGGTCCATGAGAATGTGCTTGAAAGTGGGAATAAGGATGTAGACCAACAg GAGGAGAGCAGCCAGCCtcaggaagaagaagacatcATGGACATCCCACTGGATGACCCGGAGGCCAACAAGGCAGCCGCCAAGATCCAGGCAGGTTTTCGTGGCCACATGACCCGGAAGAAGTTGAAACCCGGTGACAAGCCCGGGGAGGAG CAGGAGGATCAGAAGGAGTAG
- the spa17 gene encoding sperm surface protein Sp17 isoform X4, with translation MAVSFSNATVRVPGGFANLLEGLAREVLRDQPEDIPAFAAQYFTTLLKRREESGMDPVKWGEMMEHRFSNNDAFKNAPKQENCSPVQETRSSVNEDRDPPFDLSENNEDKLTKSNPNSSASPETLEAFKDIVEPEPQPNDELNKSEDDSGETDSELDPEYSYSGTADVDICTEELNKMVEEVEGHAVENVLEFSADDNEENETEEKELEQVTLSSYGGLANVDVCSEELQTTLQEEEHFGGSGDIPVTDAHFIPSSESPDPVLVEQDVPDTQDEFIPSGAETSVYVEQDADEELNSISDDEKTIIFPVKEDQIGETGHLSDDVAEMTSDLFDDAGPEIPIVEHLDLNEGSESISVSEVAKTFDDSNPDEIPLGVENQQATDILAAKDMSESSFILEKGSLADRSNEDKTGMEDFPKVEVENNDCDSNTDVTDASDESDFLTDMQEDNTNDDPQDMSEMIPVEAMEGLVDSDLISTGFSAEDVHTDDARTFQQDVYKVENTSETDQENNGGNALEDTQEDNLFYSTFTHESKRPLPVPTSVENEQDSTYKQYARDSQEHAEEPEINDQQDYEDMVHENVLESGNKDVDQQEESSQPQEEEDIMDIPLDDPEANKAAAKIQAGFRGHMTRKKLKPGDKPGEEEDQKE, from the exons ATGGCTGTGTCATTCTCCAACGCCACCGTGAGAGTCCCTGGTGGGTTTGCAAACCTTCTAGAGGGACTGGCCAGAGAGGTACTGAGAGATCAACCTGAGGACATCCCTGCCTTTGCTGCACAATACTTTACAACACTTCTCAAGAGACGAGAAG AAAGCGGCATGGATCCAGTGAAATGGGGTGAAATGATGGAGCACAGGTTTTCCAACAATGATGCATTTAAG AATGCACCGAAGCAGGAAAACTGCAGCCCAGTCCAAGAAACCAGGAGCTCTGTCAATGA AGACAGAGACCCTCCCTTTGATTTGTCTGAAAACAATGAGGACAAATTAACCAAATCAAATCCGAACTCCTCCGCTTCACCCGAGACCCTTGAGGCCTTTAAAGACATTGTAGAGCCGGAACCACAGCCAAACGATGAGCTAAATAAATCCGAGGACGATTCAGGAGAGACAGATTCCGAACTTGATCCGGAGTATTCATACAGTGGAACTGCAGATGTTGACATCTGCACTGAAGAGCTAAATAAAATGGTTGAAGAAGTCGAGGGGCATGCGGTAGAAAACGTACTGGAGTTCAGTGCTGATGATAATGAAGAGAAtgagacagaagaaaaagaactgGAGCAAGTAACCCTTTCATCATACGGTGGTCTCGCAAATGTAGACGTGTGCTCGGAAGAACTGCAGACTACTTTGCAGGAAGAGGAGCACTTCGGGGGCAGCGGAGACATCCCTGTGACTGATGCACATTTTATTCCTTCTTCAGAAAGCCCAGACCCTGTACTAGTCGAGCAAGATGTCCCAGATACCCAAGATGAATTCATTCCATCTGGTGCGGAGACTTCAGTATATGTCGAACAGGATGCAGATGAAGAATTAAATAGTATCTCTGATGATGAAAAGACAATAATTTTTCCTGTTAAAGAAGACCAAATAGGAGAAACCGGTCATCTTTCAGATGATGTTGCAGAAATGACtagtgatttgtttgatgatgCAGGGCCAGAAATTCCTATTGTGGAGCATTTAGACTTAAATGAAGGAAGTGAAAGTATCAGTGTGTCAGAAGTGGCAAAAACTTTTGATGACTCAAATCCAGATGAAATACCACTGGGGGTTGAAAACCAGCAAGCAACTGACATTTTGGCAGCTAAAGATATGAGTGAATCATCATTTATTCTGGAAAAAGGCAGTCTAGCAGACAGGAGCAACGAAGATAAGACAGGAATGGAGGATTTTCCGAAAGTTGAGGTGGAAAATAACGATTGTGACAGTAACACTGATGTCACTGATGCCTCAGATGAAAGCGATTTCCTGACTGATATGCAAGAAGATAATACAAACGATGACCCCCAAGATATGTCTGAAATGATTCCTGTGGAAGCTATGGAAGGCCTGGTGGACAGTGACCTCATTTCCACTGGCTTTTCAGCTGAAGATGTGCACACAGATGATGCTAGAACATTTCAACAAGATGTGTATAAAGTTGAGAATACCAGTGAAACTGATCAAGAAAATAACGGTGGGAATGCACTGGAGGACACACAGGAGGACAATTTGTTTTACAGCACATTTACTCATGAATCTAAACGCCCTCTTCCTGTTCCTACATCTGTGGAAAATGAGCAGGATTCCACCTATAAACAATATGCTAGAGATTCGCAAGAGCACGCAGAGGAACCTGAGATAAATGATCAACAAGATTATGAAGACATGGTCCATGAGAATGTGCTTGAAAGTGGGAATAAGGATGTAGACCAACAg GAGGAGAGCAGCCAGCCtcaggaagaagaagacatcATGGACATCCCACTGGATGACCCGGAGGCCAACAAGGCAGCCGCCAAGATCCAGGCAGGTTTTCGTGGCCACATGACCCGGAAGAAGTTGAAACCCGGTGACAAGCCCGGGGAGGAG GAGGATCAGAAGGAGTAG